The following are from one region of the Sphingomonas sp. J315 genome:
- the rpmI gene encoding 50S ribosomal protein L35 — translation MPKMKTKSGVKKRFKFTATGKVKHGVAGKRHRLSSHNAKYIRTNRGTSVLSEADAGHVRLWAPYGLK, via the coding sequence ATGCCCAAGATGAAGACCAAGAGCGGTGTGAAGAAGCGCTTCAAATTCACCGCGACGGGCAAGGTGAAGCACGGCGTCGCCGGCAAGCGTCACCGCCTGAGCAGCCATAACGCGAAATATATTCGCACCAACCGCGGCACGTCGGTCCTGTCCGAAGCTGATGCCGGCCATGTGCGCCTCTGGGCGCCCTACGGCCTCAAGTAA
- a CDS encoding SDR family NAD(P)-dependent oxidoreductase, with the protein MPTVLITGATAGIGEAAVHAFADSGWHVVATGRRADRLAALKSDGVHTLEFDIRDEAARDAALASLPEPFADIDLLINNAGLARGLEKAQQADLDNWKTMVDTNVTAMMSITHKLLPMLIERRGAIINLGSVAGSYVYPAGNVYAGTKAFVNHFSLALRADLHGTGVRVTSIEPGMVETEFMTVRTGGDKTASDRLYAGVHPMTAEDIAETLLWVATLPPHLNINRLELMPVNQDFAGFAVHREA; encoded by the coding sequence ATGCCAACCGTACTCATCACCGGCGCGACAGCAGGGATCGGCGAAGCGGCGGTGCATGCCTTTGCCGATTCTGGCTGGCATGTCGTTGCGACGGGTCGCCGGGCGGACCGGCTGGCGGCGCTGAAGAGCGACGGCGTCCACACGCTCGAATTCGACATTCGCGACGAGGCTGCGCGGGATGCCGCGCTGGCATCGCTGCCCGAACCGTTTGCCGACATCGATCTGCTGATCAACAATGCGGGGCTCGCCCGGGGCCTTGAGAAGGCGCAGCAGGCCGATCTCGATAACTGGAAGACGATGGTCGACACCAACGTCACTGCGATGATGTCGATCACCCACAAGTTGCTGCCGATGCTGATCGAACGGCGCGGCGCGATCATCAATCTCGGCTCGGTCGCGGGCAGCTATGTCTATCCGGCCGGCAATGTCTATGCCGGGACCAAGGCGTTCGTGAATCATTTCAGCCTCGCGCTGCGTGCCGATCTGCACGGCACCGGGGTCCGTGTGACCTCGATCGAGCCGGGGATGGTCGAGACCGAGTTCATGACCGTGCGCACCGGCGGCGACAAGACTGCGTCCGACCGGCTCTATGCGGGCGTCCATCCAATGACCGCCGAGGACATCGCCGAAACCCTGCTCTGGGTCGCGACCCTGCCGCCGCACCTCAACATCAACCGGCTCGAACTGATGCCGGTGAACCAGGATTTCGCCGGCTTTGCGGTGCATCGCGAGGCGTAG
- a CDS encoding AsmA family protein yields MADRDAPIVTADAEPVDPPETSEPAATQSGGDDDSPVEQRRWPRWMVITVRVIGGVLLALFIAWAILYITKGRFLKGTFERIVSSQTGREVRVAGDFQFYFNPINLKYVSEELTVSNPIWVGEGNFFAAKRIELNVATFSFLWGGRRINVLDLQSGAVDLRWDEAGRRNTWTFSEEKGEPLDIPLIRRAIVAESKLSYRDPKMALSADITIETVQATDDRFDEAIRFRGTGMARRTPFTLWGALLSPNATVAGGQNQLALRVEGAQTRADITGTLPEATQIEGADLKVDVRGGNLADLFSVAGVAVPDTRTYRLRSALTKAGDEWRFTGLRGTFGDSDLGGRLTVRMGEPRILLDAELATRTLDIVDVGPFIGYSPGASAAGAVTRMEGGRPHILPDAPLRIEALRNFDARLNWKVARVRAEQLPLSNVTLGLTLDDRLLTLSPLNFAMARGTVSSDIKINARNPAVLTDYDIRLSPTPIGVLLKGFGVEESGTSGTLSARVKMTGTGDSVRKSLAASNGRIAVILPRGSFWTRNIQLSELDIGTFIQKMFEGKLKEPVQINCGLIAFTVQRGIAAADPILIDTQKNVMLGRGGFSFRNETLDLAFRADSKKFSLFAGQSPVGIGGYFAQPKIDVITPELLGRAGAGLGLGVAASPLAGILAFVDVGDAKSAACGPVLAGATAKAQRDTKGRPRDDVGKGTTAKSEDGSRTRAERKEQRKKFLGIF; encoded by the coding sequence ATGGCCGACCGGGACGCCCCGATCGTCACGGCGGATGCCGAGCCTGTCGATCCGCCCGAGACGTCCGAACCCGCCGCCACTCAGAGCGGTGGGGATGACGATTCGCCCGTTGAGCAGCGCCGCTGGCCACGCTGGATGGTCATCACCGTGCGCGTCATCGGCGGTGTCCTGCTGGCGTTGTTCATCGCCTGGGCGATTCTCTACATCACCAAGGGCCGGTTCCTGAAGGGGACGTTCGAGCGGATCGTGAGCAGCCAGACCGGGCGCGAGGTGCGCGTCGCGGGCGATTTCCAGTTCTATTTCAACCCGATCAACCTCAAATATGTCTCCGAAGAGCTGACCGTCTCCAACCCGATATGGGTGGGGGAAGGCAATTTCTTCGCGGCCAAGCGTATCGAACTCAATGTCGCCACCTTCAGCTTTCTGTGGGGTGGCCGGCGTATCAACGTGCTGGACCTTCAGAGCGGTGCGGTCGACCTGCGTTGGGACGAAGCCGGACGGCGCAACACATGGACGTTCAGCGAGGAGAAGGGCGAGCCGCTCGACATTCCGCTGATCCGCCGCGCAATCGTCGCCGAAAGCAAGCTCAGCTACCGCGACCCCAAGATGGCGCTGTCCGCCGATATCACGATCGAGACGGTCCAGGCGACTGACGACCGGTTCGACGAGGCGATTCGCTTCCGCGGCACCGGGATGGCGCGCCGCACGCCGTTCACCCTGTGGGGCGCATTGCTTTCACCCAACGCCACGGTTGCGGGCGGCCAGAATCAGCTCGCGCTACGAGTAGAGGGCGCGCAGACCCGCGCAGACATCACCGGAACCCTGCCCGAAGCGACGCAGATCGAGGGAGCCGACCTTAAGGTCGATGTGCGCGGCGGCAACCTCGCCGATCTGTTCAGCGTTGCCGGGGTCGCGGTGCCCGATACCCGCACCTATCGCCTGCGCTCGGCATTGACCAAGGCGGGCGACGAATGGCGCTTCACCGGACTGCGCGGCACGTTCGGCGACAGCGACTTGGGTGGACGGCTGACCGTCCGCATGGGCGAACCGCGCATCTTACTCGACGCCGAACTTGCCACACGCACGCTCGATATCGTCGATGTCGGCCCGTTCATCGGCTACAGCCCAGGAGCGTCGGCTGCGGGCGCGGTGACGCGGATGGAAGGCGGACGCCCGCATATCCTGCCCGATGCTCCGCTGCGGATCGAGGCGCTGCGCAATTTCGACGCCAGGCTCAACTGGAAGGTTGCGCGCGTCCGGGCAGAGCAACTGCCACTCAGCAACGTGACGCTCGGCCTGACGCTCGACGACCGGCTGCTCACCCTCTCTCCGCTGAACTTCGCGATGGCGCGTGGCACAGTGTCTTCGGACATCAAGATCAACGCGCGCAATCCGGCGGTTCTCACCGACTATGATATCCGCCTGTCGCCGACGCCCATCGGGGTGCTGCTCAAGGGATTTGGGGTCGAGGAATCGGGGACAAGCGGTACGCTGTCGGCGCGCGTCAAGATGACCGGGACGGGCGACAGCGTGCGCAAGTCGCTGGCCGCCTCCAACGGCCGCATCGCGGTTATCCTGCCGCGTGGCAGCTTCTGGACGCGCAACATCCAGCTGTCCGAACTCGATATCGGCACGTTCATTCAGAAGATGTTCGAGGGGAAGCTGAAGGAACCTGTCCAGATCAATTGCGGCTTGATCGCCTTTACGGTGCAGCGCGGGATCGCGGCGGCGGACCCGATCCTGATCGACACGCAAAAGAACGTCATGCTCGGCCGCGGCGGCTTCAGTTTCCGCAACGAAACGCTCGACCTCGCCTTCCGCGCCGATTCGAAGAAGTTCAGCCTGTTCGCCGGCCAGTCGCCGGTCGGGATCGGCGGCTACTTCGCGCAGCCCAAGATCGACGTGATCACCCCCGAACTGCTCGGGCGTGCCGGAGCCGGTCTCGGCCTAGGCGTGGCAGCCAGTCCGCTGGCGGGCATTCTGGCATTCGTCGATGTCGGCGATGCCAAGAGCGCGGCGTGCGGCCCGGTCCTTGCCGGTGCGACGGCCAAGGCCCAGCGCGACACCAAGGGCCGCCCGCGCGACGATGTCGGCAAGGGGACGACCGCCAAGTCCGAGGACGGCTCACGCACCAGGGCCGAGCGCAAGGAGCAGCGGAAGAAGTTTCTGGGGATTTTCTAG
- a CDS encoding EcsC family protein: protein MLDLALRQSYAFAFRTNKSNRRAPGDTRPVKNSEGFHRFAAGFTGAIGGLGGVGTTLADLAVTTTLILRSIQQIAAHYGEDIDDPEVRAQCIAVFGLGGPLSDDDATDTGLWAGRIALSHQSVSGVIGAVVPRLGRTMGQTIAARAAPVVSAATGAAINTVFTRYYQKMAHVHFRLRRIERRHPREEVMACFERIVMMERARRRSKKRRG, encoded by the coding sequence ATGCTCGATCTGGCGCTGCGCCAGAGCTATGCTTTCGCGTTCCGCACCAACAAGTCCAACCGTCGCGCGCCCGGCGACACGCGGCCGGTGAAGAATAGCGAGGGGTTTCACCGCTTCGCCGCCGGGTTCACCGGCGCGATCGGCGGGTTGGGCGGGGTCGGCACCACGCTGGCCGACCTTGCGGTTACCACCACGCTGATCCTGCGATCTATCCAGCAGATCGCGGCGCATTATGGCGAGGATATCGACGATCCGGAGGTGCGCGCGCAGTGTATCGCGGTGTTCGGCCTGGGCGGCCCGCTCAGCGACGACGACGCGACCGATACCGGGCTGTGGGCCGGACGCATCGCGCTCAGCCATCAATCGGTGTCGGGCGTGATCGGCGCGGTGGTGCCACGGCTGGGGCGGACGATGGGCCAGACGATCGCCGCACGCGCCGCCCCGGTGGTCAGCGCCGCGACCGGGGCGGCGATCAACACCGTCTTCACCCGCTACTATCAGAAGATGGCGCACGTCCATTTCCGCCTGCGCCGGATCGAGCGCCGCCACCCGCGAGAGGAGGTGATGGCGTGCTTTGAGCGGATCGTGATGATGGAGCGCGCGCGGCGGCGATCCAAGAAGCGGCGGGGGTGA
- a CDS encoding peptide chain release factor 3 yields the protein MPENVIPDRRTFAIISHPDAGKTTLTEKLLLFGGAIHLAGEVKARGQARRARSDWMKIEQQRGISVTSSVMTFERDGITFNLLDTPGHEDFSEDTYRTLTAVDSAVMVIDAAKGIESQTRKLFEVCRLRNVPIITFVNKVDREGREMFEILDEIADLLALDVAPMTWPVGMGGQFEGIYDLVDHRLLLPEGDSREFQGKVVQTSGLDDPQLDTLISAQTLAKVREEAELGLAGYATFDGDAYRNGDLTPVYFGSALKEFGVDSLIDALAAHAPPPHALPAEPAPVAPDNPEVTGFVFKVQANMDPNHRDRIAFMRLVSGTFKRGMKLTPSGHGKPIAIHSPIMFFAQQRELADEAFPGDIIGIPNHGTLRVGDTLSEKAAVRFTGLPNFAPEILRRVVLKDPTKTKQLRKALDDLSEEGVIQVFYPDIGSNWIIGVVGQLQLEVLLSRLDAEYKVGANLEPAPFDTARWVGGEAGDVKEFMDLNRTAMAKDRDGNPVFLAKSAWEVGYIADRYSKVKFMATRER from the coding sequence ATGCCCGAAAATGTGATTCCCGATCGTCGCACCTTCGCGATCATCTCCCACCCTGACGCCGGCAAGACCACGCTGACCGAAAAGCTGCTGCTGTTCGGCGGCGCGATCCATCTTGCCGGCGAAGTGAAGGCACGCGGCCAGGCGCGACGCGCACGGTCGGACTGGATGAAGATCGAACAGCAGCGCGGGATTTCGGTCACCTCATCGGTGATGACGTTCGAGCGCGACGGCATCACCTTCAATCTGCTCGACACGCCGGGGCACGAGGATTTCAGCGAGGATACCTATCGCACGCTGACTGCGGTCGATTCGGCGGTGATGGTGATCGACGCCGCCAAGGGCATCGAAAGCCAGACACGCAAGCTGTTCGAAGTGTGCCGGCTGCGCAACGTGCCGATCATCACCTTCGTCAACAAGGTCGACCGCGAGGGCCGTGAGATGTTCGAGATCCTCGACGAGATCGCCGACCTGCTCGCGCTCGACGTCGCGCCGATGACCTGGCCGGTCGGCATGGGCGGCCAGTTCGAGGGGATTTACGACCTGGTCGACCATCGCCTGCTGCTTCCCGAGGGAGACAGCCGCGAATTTCAGGGCAAGGTGGTGCAGACCAGTGGCCTCGACGACCCCCAGCTCGACACGCTGATCTCGGCGCAGACGCTCGCCAAGGTTCGCGAGGAAGCCGAGCTGGGGCTGGCGGGCTATGCGACGTTCGATGGCGACGCCTATCGCAATGGCGATCTGACCCCGGTCTATTTCGGGTCAGCGCTCAAGGAATTCGGGGTCGATTCGCTGATCGACGCGCTCGCGGCCCATGCCCCGCCCCCGCACGCTTTGCCCGCCGAACCCGCGCCAGTCGCGCCGGACAATCCCGAAGTCACCGGATTCGTGTTCAAGGTGCAGGCGAACATGGATCCCAACCACCGCGACCGAATCGCGTTCATGCGGCTGGTGTCGGGCACCTTCAAGCGCGGCATGAAACTGACTCCGAGCGGGCACGGCAAGCCGATCGCGATCCATTCGCCGATCATGTTCTTCGCCCAGCAGCGCGAACTGGCGGACGAGGCGTTTCCGGGCGACATCATCGGGATTCCCAACCACGGCACGCTGCGCGTCGGCGATACGCTGAGCGAAAAGGCGGCGGTGCGCTTTACCGGCCTGCCCAATTTCGCGCCGGAAATCCTGCGCCGCGTGGTGCTGAAGGATCCGACCAAGACCAAGCAGCTGCGCAAGGCGCTCGACGACCTGTCCGAAGAGGGCGTGATCCAGGTCTTTTACCCGGATATCGGCTCGAACTGGATCATCGGCGTGGTCGGCCAGCTTCAGCTCGAAGTGCTACTCAGTCGCCTCGATGCCGAATATAAGGTCGGCGCAAACCTTGAGCCGGCACCGTTCGACACGGCGCGCTGGGTCGGCGGCGAGGCGGGCGATGTGAAGGAATTCATGGACCTCAACCGCACCGCAATGGCCAAGGACCGCGACGGCAACCCGGTGTTCCTCGCCAAATCGGCGTGGGAAGTCGGCTATATCGCCGACCGCTATTCCAAAGTGAAGTTCATGGCGACACGCGAGCGGTAG
- a CDS encoding phage integrase central domain-containing protein, with the protein MLSHAFLIEVWGKVWGKSEWDAMGKLTAAKVRSLSEPGKYSDGDGLFLQVNGKDSARWVLRIQADGRRRDIGLGSLKAVSLADAREAAFTMRRKIAQGIDPVAERKLERVTIPTFREAAIMVHEEHCAAWKNGKHQQQWISTLESYVFPAFGDRPVNEIEGPAIRDVLAPIWLSKPETARRVRQRIATVLDWACAKGFRRTEAPMRSIAKGLPRQPKKDRHFAAMPYADVPAFIERLRERESVGRVALEALILTAARSGEIRGACWSELDLKNRIWSVPAERMKMGRTHLVPLSDEAVAVFERAKAFKVGASDLVFPGQNVKRPLSDMTLLKILRDMELGVTVHGFRSAFRDWVADKTDYPGEVAEAALAHAVSNKVEAAYRRTDFLDKRRFLMADWGAFICEREATRNYMGGEADT; encoded by the coding sequence ATGCTGTCCCATGCGTTCCTGATCGAAGTGTGGGGTAAAGTGTGGGGTAAATCGGAGTGGGACGCGATGGGAAAGCTCACAGCGGCCAAGGTTCGGTCATTGTCCGAGCCCGGCAAATATTCCGACGGCGACGGTCTGTTTCTGCAGGTGAATGGGAAGGACTCGGCGCGATGGGTGCTGCGCATCCAGGCCGATGGGCGTCGGCGGGATATCGGGCTTGGATCTTTGAAGGCGGTTTCGCTCGCTGATGCCCGTGAGGCGGCATTCACAATGCGCCGCAAAATCGCTCAGGGAATCGACCCGGTAGCAGAGCGTAAGCTCGAGCGGGTGACGATCCCGACGTTCCGCGAGGCTGCGATCATGGTTCATGAGGAGCACTGCGCCGCCTGGAAGAACGGCAAGCACCAGCAGCAGTGGATTTCGACGCTGGAGTCCTATGTATTTCCGGCGTTCGGCGATCGACCGGTCAACGAGATCGAAGGACCGGCCATTCGCGACGTTCTCGCCCCAATCTGGTTGAGCAAGCCGGAGACGGCGCGTCGCGTGCGCCAGCGGATCGCTACGGTACTCGACTGGGCGTGCGCTAAAGGGTTCAGGAGAACCGAAGCGCCGATGCGGTCGATCGCGAAGGGGCTGCCGCGCCAACCCAAGAAGGATCGGCACTTTGCCGCGATGCCATATGCTGATGTGCCTGCATTCATCGAGAGATTGCGGGAGCGGGAGTCGGTTGGCCGGGTTGCCCTTGAGGCGCTGATCCTGACCGCTGCACGGTCAGGGGAGATTCGCGGTGCATGCTGGTCGGAGCTCGATCTCAAAAACCGCATCTGGTCGGTCCCCGCCGAGCGCATGAAGATGGGGCGGACCCATCTTGTGCCTTTGTCGGACGAAGCGGTCGCTGTGTTCGAGCGGGCAAAGGCATTCAAGGTTGGGGCGAGCGATCTCGTGTTTCCGGGGCAGAATGTGAAACGACCGCTCTCCGACATGACGCTGTTGAAAATTCTGCGCGACATGGAGCTTGGCGTCACCGTCCACGGCTTCCGGTCGGCTTTTCGCGACTGGGTCGCGGACAAGACCGATTACCCCGGCGAGGTGGCCGAAGCTGCGCTGGCGCATGCGGTGTCCAACAAGGTCGAGGCTGCGTATCGGCGGACCGATTTCCTCGACAAGCGCCGATTTCTCATGGCCGATTGGGGCGCATTTATCTGTGAGCGTGAGGCTACAAGAAACTATATGGGCGGGGAAGCAGACACTTGA
- the rplT gene encoding 50S ribosomal protein L20, with protein MARVKRGVTTKAKHKRILDQAKGYYGRRKNTIRIARQAVEKAGQYAYRDRKVKKRSFRALWIQRINAGVRAEGLTYSQFMHGLKLAGIELDRKVLADIAMHEGEAFTAIIAQAKAALPQAA; from the coding sequence ATGGCACGTGTCAAACGTGGTGTAACCACCAAGGCGAAGCACAAGCGGATTCTGGATCAGGCGAAGGGCTATTATGGCCGTCGCAAGAACACCATCCGCATCGCGCGCCAGGCCGTCGAAAAGGCCGGCCAATACGCCTATCGCGACCGCAAGGTTAAGAAGCGCAGCTTCCGGGCTCTCTGGATTCAGCGCATCAACGCCGGCGTCCGCGCCGAGGGCCTGACCTATTCGCAGTTCATGCACGGGCTGAAGCTCGCCGGTATCGAACTGGACCGGAAGGTCCTGGCCGACATCGCGATGCACGAAGGTGAGGCGTTTACCGCCATCATCGCGCAGGCGAAGGCGGCTCTGCCCCAGGCCGCCTGA
- a CDS encoding DUF1134 domain-containing protein: MRRLMLWIGMAFALPSLAVAPALAQSIQKVDPDTAIDADLDRPQTAIPAQPTPQDEPVDPGAPDEAPPAQGQVPPPAPTVPPAAQAQSELQKPEAPTTFDQVRLVSAAEGVFGKGATGLAALIEDILKDQGQPNAYIAGSEGSGAVVVGLRYGSGTMVHAVEGERDVYWTGPSVGFDIGGDANKVFVLVYNLYDSQELYKRFPAGEGRLYFVGGFSASYLRRGDVVLIPVRLGVGWRAGANVGYMKFSEKRRWLPF, encoded by the coding sequence ATGCGACGGTTGATGCTCTGGATCGGGATGGCGTTCGCGCTGCCATCGCTGGCGGTTGCGCCCGCGCTGGCGCAGAGCATCCAGAAGGTCGATCCGGACACCGCGATCGACGCCGATCTCGACCGGCCGCAGACCGCGATCCCCGCCCAGCCCACGCCGCAGGACGAGCCTGTCGATCCCGGCGCACCCGATGAGGCCCCGCCAGCGCAGGGGCAGGTGCCGCCACCGGCACCCACGGTGCCCCCGGCTGCCCAGGCCCAGTCGGAGCTGCAAAAGCCGGAAGCCCCGACCACATTCGACCAGGTGCGCCTCGTCTCTGCAGCGGAAGGCGTGTTCGGCAAGGGGGCGACGGGCCTCGCCGCGCTGATCGAGGATATCCTGAAGGATCAGGGCCAACCCAACGCCTATATCGCCGGGTCGGAAGGATCGGGCGCGGTGGTCGTCGGACTGCGCTACGGATCGGGCACGATGGTTCATGCGGTCGAGGGCGAGCGCGATGTCTATTGGACGGGACCGTCGGTCGGTTTCGACATCGGTGGCGACGCCAACAAGGTGTTCGTGCTGGTGTACAATCTCTACGACAGCCAGGAGCTCTACAAGCGCTTCCCGGCGGGCGAGGGGCGGCTCTATTTCGTCGGCGGCTTTTCGGCCAGCTATCTGCGCCGTGGCGACGTGGTGCTGATCCCGGTACGGCTGGGCGTCGGATGGCGCGCGGGCGCCAACGTCGGATACATGAAGTTCAGCGAAAAGCGGCGCTGGCTGCCGTTTTAG
- the hisN gene encoding histidinol-phosphatase: MPVSQADIDLAQRLADAAGAAIRPYFRAEHGLESKDDASPVTLADKAAEAAMRRLIIAERPMDAIIGEEEEEREGSSGRTWVLDPIDGTRSFIVGRPIFGTLIALLEDGWPVLGIIDQPIIGERWLGVTGRTTLFNGKLAETRACRELSKALLATTSPALFTDGQLHAFEHVDAAVLSTVLGGDCYNYGLVASGHLDLVIEAGLKLHDFAALVPVVEGAGGRMCDWQGDPLHAGSNGEVIAAGDPARIEEIVEALACRGH, translated from the coding sequence ATGCCAGTATCCCAAGCCGATATCGATCTCGCCCAGCGCCTCGCCGATGCGGCGGGCGCGGCGATCCGCCCCTATTTCCGCGCCGAACATGGGCTGGAGTCCAAGGATGACGCCTCGCCGGTAACCCTCGCCGACAAGGCGGCGGAGGCGGCGATGCGGCGGCTGATCATTGCCGAACGGCCGATGGACGCGATCATCGGCGAGGAAGAGGAGGAACGTGAGGGCAGCAGCGGGCGAACCTGGGTGCTCGACCCCATCGACGGGACGCGCAGCTTCATCGTCGGGCGACCGATCTTCGGTACGCTGATCGCGTTGCTGGAGGATGGCTGGCCGGTGCTGGGAATCATCGACCAGCCGATCATCGGCGAACGCTGGCTGGGCGTCACCGGGCGCACCACCTTGTTCAACGGCAAGCTCGCAGAAACGCGTGCGTGCCGCGAGCTGTCCAAGGCGCTGCTCGCCACCACCTCCCCCGCCCTGTTCACCGACGGCCAGCTCCATGCGTTCGAGCATGTCGACGCGGCGGTGCTGAGCACCGTACTGGGCGGCGACTGCTATAATTATGGGCTGGTCGCATCGGGCCATCTCGACCTGGTGATCGAGGCGGGGCTGAAGCTCCACGATTTCGCCGCCCTGGTCCCGGTGGTCGAGGGCGCGGGCGGGCGCATGTGCGACTGGCAGGGCGACCCGCTGCACGCCGGGAGCAATGGCGAGGTGATCGCGGCGGGCGACCCCGCGCGGATCGAGGAAATCGTCGAGGCGCTCGCCTGTCGGGGTCACTAA
- a CDS encoding LysE family translocator has protein sequence MTLQTWWLYVTAVFLISATPGPNMLHVMVQSIHHGARRSVASMAGLMTANLVCLLASAAGLGALLKASPVLFDALRYAGVGYLVWLGIKAWRAPVGGDADAEKPAPPSLPAMFGAGLGTGFSNPKLIIFAAALFPQFIDTNAPFAPQLATLIVSFAAIEAFWFSMYALGGRSLSAWLAPANRQRLFNRVTGGVFVAFGIALLGSRA, from the coding sequence ATGACGCTCCAGACCTGGTGGCTCTATGTCACCGCCGTGTTCCTGATCTCCGCGACGCCGGGGCCGAACATGCTTCACGTCATGGTGCAGAGCATCCATCACGGCGCGCGCCGGTCGGTTGCGTCGATGGCGGGGCTGATGACCGCGAACCTCGTCTGTCTGCTCGCCTCAGCCGCCGGACTGGGCGCGCTGCTCAAGGCGTCACCGGTGCTGTTCGATGCGCTGCGCTATGCCGGGGTCGGCTATCTGGTGTGGCTGGGGATCAAGGCGTGGCGGGCGCCGGTCGGCGGCGATGCCGACGCGGAGAAGCCTGCCCCGCCTTCCCTCCCCGCAATGTTCGGGGCCGGGCTCGGCACCGGATTTTCTAATCCCAAGCTGATCATCTTCGCCGCCGCGCTATTCCCGCAGTTTATCGACACCAACGCGCCGTTCGCGCCACAGCTCGCAACCCTGATCGTCAGCTTTGCCGCGATCGAGGCATTCTGGTTCAGCATGTACGCGTTGGGCGGGCGGTCGCTGTCCGCCTGGCTCGCGCCTGCCAACCGTCAGCGGCTGTTCAACCGGGTGACCGGCGGCGTGTTCGTCGCGTTCGGCATCGCTTTGCTGGGCAGTCGGGCTTGA
- a CDS encoding prephenate dehydratase, with protein MDNFAAPARPIVERMTQAALAEPKRAVAFQGAPGANSHMAALEAFPTGLPLPCFSFEDAIDAVRDGRADCAMIPIENSLHGRVADIHFLLPESGLVIIGEHFLPIRYALMGLGARAGVRQAMSHPQALGQCRHWLKAQGIAPLSYPDTAGAAAVVAEEGDPAVAALAPPGAAPLYGLTIFDNDVADADHNMTRFVMLSRSAPPLRDHGPYMTTFVFEVKNVPAALYKALGGFATNGVNMTKLESYQRGGSFAATEFYADIVGRPGDAAVDRALEELKFHTKSMRVLGTYPQARARPE; from the coding sequence ATGGACAATTTCGCCGCCCCCGCCCGCCCGATCGTCGAACGGATGACGCAGGCCGCTCTGGCCGAGCCCAAACGCGCGGTCGCGTTCCAGGGCGCGCCGGGCGCAAATTCGCACATGGCTGCGCTGGAGGCCTTCCCGACCGGGCTGCCGCTCCCCTGCTTCAGCTTTGAGGATGCGATCGACGCGGTGCGCGACGGGCGCGCCGATTGCGCGATGATCCCGATCGAAAATTCGCTGCACGGGCGGGTCGCCGACATCCATTTCCTGCTGCCCGAATCGGGCCTGGTCATCATCGGCGAGCATTTCCTGCCGATCCGCTACGCGCTGATGGGACTGGGCGCGCGCGCCGGGGTGCGTCAGGCGATGAGCCATCCGCAGGCGCTGGGCCAGTGCCGCCACTGGCTGAAGGCTCAGGGGATCGCACCGCTCTCCTACCCCGATACCGCCGGGGCGGCGGCGGTGGTGGCGGAGGAGGGCGATCCCGCCGTGGCCGCGCTCGCCCCGCCGGGCGCTGCGCCGCTCTATGGTCTGACGATCTTCGACAACGACGTCGCCGACGCCGATCACAACATGACCCGTTTCGTGATGCTCTCGCGCAGTGCGCCGCCGCTGCGCGATCACGGGCCGTACATGACCACGTTCGTGTTCGAGGTGAAGAACGTGCCCGCCGCGCTGTACAAGGCGCTGGGCGGCTTCGCGACCAATGGGGTAAACATGACCAAGCTGGAAAGCTACCAGCGCGGCGGCAGCTTCGCGGCGACGGAATTCTATGCCGACATCGTGGGTCGTCCCGGCGACGCCGCAGTCGATCGCGCGCTGGAGGAACTCAAGTTCCACACCAAGTCGATGCGTGTGCTTGGCACCTATCCGCAGGCGCGCGCGCGTCCGGAGTGA